A single Haloglycomyces albus DSM 45210 DNA region contains:
- a CDS encoding helix-turn-helix domain-containing protein — protein MAHDVANSYSKASIPRKRLKQTNRPVSPRPPQRGEQDVIQPRWYSIPQSAVALEFSVSKVKRLIRAGRLKSVKDGRNVRILPEWIDQYINSVVELEEKDVSRGTESC, from the coding sequence ATGGCACATGATGTTGCCAATTCCTACTCTAAAGCGTCGATACCTCGAAAACGACTCAAGCAAACCAATCGCCCAGTGTCACCTCGTCCTCCACAGCGGGGGGAACAGGACGTTATTCAGCCACGGTGGTATTCGATTCCCCAGTCCGCTGTAGCACTCGAATTCAGTGTCTCCAAAGTAAAGCGGCTCATTCGAGCTGGGCGACTCAAGTCTGTCAAGGATGGACGCAACGTTCGAATACTCCCTGAATGGATCGACCAGTACATCAATTCAGTAGTAGAGCTAGAAGAGAAGGATGTATCCCGTGGTACGGAAAGCTGTTAA
- a CDS encoding bifunctional DNA primase/polymerase, whose translation MPASSTMSPTNTAPSEQEMKPRPIVDWVLAAARRGWPVFPLRPGEKRPALSDWETTATTDPARIRAWWEQIPTANYGVACGPAGLVVVDCDLAKPDRHGSYPHGPMPGVERFLALAEAWGETAWPHTFTVQTASGGWHFYYQQRNGDRPLRNTTGRLCPFVDTRASGGYVVGPGSTVQGTSYQLANKEDAAPLPEWTRTFLRALSEAETPRGGESVPAQRSLTAVGKGSNSRLKRYAHKALDSTVEKIAAAHPGHRNNTLGGGAESIGQLVAGGLLDEAEARSALTNAAIACGLDADSGRGGGTACGLAGIDKTITSGFRRGAKHPRTGPHT comes from the coding sequence ATGCCTGCATCATCCACCATGTCTCCCACCAACACCGCACCGTCGGAACAGGAGATGAAACCACGCCCGATCGTTGATTGGGTCTTGGCCGCCGCTCGACGCGGATGGCCGGTATTCCCCCTCAGGCCGGGCGAGAAACGCCCGGCCCTCTCCGATTGGGAAACGACCGCGACCACCGACCCAGCACGAATACGCGCCTGGTGGGAGCAAATACCGACAGCGAACTACGGGGTGGCGTGCGGCCCTGCTGGACTCGTCGTGGTCGATTGCGACCTCGCCAAACCAGATAGACATGGTTCGTACCCGCATGGTCCTATGCCCGGCGTGGAACGCTTCCTCGCCCTGGCGGAGGCGTGGGGCGAGACCGCGTGGCCGCACACGTTCACCGTCCAAACGGCCTCCGGTGGATGGCATTTCTACTACCAACAACGGAATGGCGATCGCCCGTTGCGAAACACCACCGGGCGGTTGTGCCCCTTCGTCGACACCCGTGCCAGTGGAGGCTACGTGGTCGGACCCGGATCAACCGTGCAGGGCACGTCCTACCAACTAGCGAACAAAGAAGACGCGGCGCCACTGCCCGAATGGACGCGGACGTTTCTCCGTGCCTTGTCGGAGGCTGAAACACCACGGGGTGGTGAATCGGTTCCGGCCCAGCGGTCGCTGACCGCCGTCGGCAAAGGCAGTAACAGTCGCCTCAAACGTTATGCCCACAAAGCGCTGGACTCGACCGTTGAGAAAATAGCTGCCGCTCACCCAGGACACCGCAATAACACGCTGGGCGGTGGAGCCGAATCGATCGGCCAACTCGTCGCCGGCGGCCTCCTCGACGAGGCGGAAGCACGGTCGGCGTTGACCAACGCAGCTATTGCCTGCGGGCTCGACGCTGACAGCGGGCGAGGCGGTGGAACCGCCTGTGGTCTGGCCGGAATCGACAAAACCATCACCTCCGGGTTCCGTCGAGGCGCCAAACACCCACGCACCGGACCACACACCTAA
- a CDS encoding endonuclease/exonuclease/phosphatase family protein, with protein sequence MTYNVRRSVPPHFYQEWFSLKKQWWRRRRMISALVARELPDILCLQEARSRQVSSLLKAFPDFDVAAHPRSSQRNDETVAVLWDRRRYRLVWYRHRWLSDRPESVGSRSWGNRLPRMVTVVRLCERSGGGEFLLANTHLDNRSIKSRHESARVLADIAADADCPVVVTGDFNHGQVSKTHGIVTSGVLEDAWDVAEERLTPEWKTFNSWEREPTMEGSRIDWIAVTSDVRVEAIAINTDVEGQCPPSDHWPVQARLVLGR encoded by the coding sequence ATGACCTATAACGTGCGCCGTTCGGTACCTCCGCATTTTTACCAAGAGTGGTTTTCCCTGAAAAAGCAATGGTGGCGGCGGCGTCGTATGATCAGTGCCCTCGTCGCACGCGAACTACCCGATATTCTCTGTCTCCAAGAGGCCCGCAGTCGGCAGGTTTCTTCTCTTCTCAAGGCTTTTCCGGATTTTGATGTGGCGGCCCATCCTCGCAGTTCGCAACGGAATGACGAGACGGTCGCGGTCCTCTGGGACAGGCGCCGCTATCGATTGGTGTGGTATCGCCATCGGTGGCTTTCGGATCGGCCGGAATCGGTGGGGTCGCGCAGTTGGGGTAATCGTCTCCCGCGCATGGTGACCGTGGTCCGCCTGTGTGAGCGTTCCGGTGGTGGTGAGTTTTTGCTGGCCAACACTCATTTGGACAATCGTTCGATCAAATCGCGGCACGAGAGCGCTCGGGTGCTCGCCGATATAGCCGCTGACGCTGATTGTCCCGTGGTCGTCACCGGCGACTTCAATCATGGGCAGGTGTCGAAGACGCATGGGATTGTGACCTCGGGTGTGCTTGAAGACGCCTGGGATGTAGCCGAGGAGCGATTGACGCCCGAGTGGAAGACCTTCAATTCCTGGGAGCGTGAGCCCACTATGGAGGGTAGTCGCATCGATTGGATTGCGGTGACGTCCGATGTGCGGGTGGAGGCGATCGCCATTAATACCGATGTAGAGGGACAATGTCCTCCTTCGGACCACTGGCCGGTGCAGGCACGCTTGGTACTGGGACGGTAA
- a CDS encoding tyrosine-type recombinase/integrase, whose protein sequence is MVRKAVKKPGDGSIYHTPDKGWRAYVYVTTPSGRLRRKYLAGGDDYDALHQRWMDLKDTAASGPVADSIPSIEAEYMYWLDEVIKPNREPSTYEKYEIHGRLYIIPYLGEFKIDSLSKRRGQEWMNEIRRECQCCRLGKDLKRRAPKRCCSVGKCCDDRVSLGYAKTVRATLRAFLNHAESLAEGYSVRNIAENITLASWDDDIDDEDDEGFEELISKTDPWEVEEAAQFLQSAFEDDDPMFEAYVMVIFQGMRKGEVLGATWNRVNWDDEEYSVRRQLQRSGQKLRHKKVKSKASRATIPLAQPTMSALKRRWGKQSGERAAAGEVWQDSRGLIFTTKFGTPIEPRNFNRSWENRCNRAGVRRITVHAGRKTCGSMLVELGVHPRDIMAILRHSNFMLTMNIYTKSRKSKMREAVDKLADLFNN, encoded by the coding sequence GTGGTACGGAAAGCTGTTAAGAAACCAGGAGACGGGTCGATATACCACACTCCTGATAAGGGCTGGCGTGCGTATGTGTACGTTACAACGCCCTCGGGTCGGTTGCGGCGCAAATATCTTGCTGGAGGCGATGATTACGATGCGCTTCATCAACGGTGGATGGACCTTAAAGACACAGCAGCAAGTGGACCCGTCGCTGACTCGATTCCTTCAATTGAAGCCGAGTATATGTACTGGCTTGATGAGGTGATAAAGCCGAACAGAGAACCATCTACGTATGAGAAATACGAAATACATGGTCGGCTATACATTATCCCATATCTTGGGGAGTTCAAGATTGATAGTTTGAGCAAGCGACGTGGTCAGGAGTGGATGAATGAAATCCGTCGTGAATGCCAGTGCTGTCGGCTTGGAAAGGACCTGAAGAGGCGGGCACCGAAACGATGTTGCTCAGTAGGTAAGTGTTGTGACGACCGAGTGTCTCTTGGGTATGCCAAGACTGTCAGGGCAACGCTACGAGCCTTCCTCAATCATGCAGAATCCCTGGCAGAAGGGTACTCAGTTAGGAATATTGCTGAGAATATAACCTTGGCGAGTTGGGATGACGATATCGATGACGAAGATGATGAGGGCTTTGAGGAGCTGATTAGTAAAACAGACCCATGGGAAGTGGAGGAAGCGGCTCAGTTTCTACAGTCAGCGTTCGAAGACGACGACCCGATGTTCGAAGCTTACGTGATGGTTATTTTTCAGGGAATGAGGAAAGGGGAAGTTCTAGGGGCCACCTGGAATCGCGTCAACTGGGATGATGAAGAGTACTCCGTTCGTAGACAGCTTCAGCGTTCTGGCCAAAAACTGCGGCACAAGAAGGTCAAATCGAAAGCGTCCAGAGCAACAATTCCATTGGCTCAACCAACCATGTCAGCGCTTAAACGGCGGTGGGGAAAACAGAGCGGTGAACGTGCTGCTGCTGGCGAAGTCTGGCAAGATTCACGGGGATTGATATTCACGACCAAGTTCGGAACTCCCATCGAACCAAGAAACTTCAACCGAAGTTGGGAAAATCGATGTAATAGAGCTGGCGTTCGGCGTATCACGGTGCACGCCGGTCGTAAAACCTGCGGATCAATGCTCGTGGAGCTTGGGGTCCATCCTCGCGATATCATGGCGATTCTTAGGCATAGCAACTTCATGCTGACCATGAATATTTACACCAAATCGCGAAAAAGCAAAATGAGGGAAGCTGTGGATAAACTCGCTGATCTTTTTAATAACTAG
- a CDS encoding VLRF1 family aeRF1-type release factor has product MPMDAQTRRRLVSMYDDLGVLSIYVNADPKQEATQPPWATRVEHGLKRLVESTDNELRKTLVKRLDSLSIDLERLVRPSSPGRGRALFVALSDGETVNVEMQNALTDRIALSNRAHISPMVGAWAEGSPAGVVVVDGKGMRVLDHRFCMSEEIDELEFILDTGEWRKLQGPVKARSFAGGRTTQSSSPQYDLFDYKVAEHLQKFLAATHTTLSHYAERYGWEYIVISGEPELVEATTKHFDKNRIKPKVVPSQLVLGHFTAPQVGDAVAPELAAARQNRDDALIERYMEAPRRRAAGSEQVLEALQEGRVERLLLERDSVWSGQTISPGYVLADGIAIEDEEQAKAVEKARLGEEMIESAVASDAEVAILGGNSKLPEDTTGVAALLRW; this is encoded by the coding sequence ATGCCAATGGACGCACAGACGCGTCGGCGTCTGGTTTCGATGTATGACGACCTCGGGGTACTTTCCATATACGTCAACGCAGATCCTAAGCAGGAGGCGACACAGCCTCCCTGGGCCACTCGAGTGGAACACGGGCTGAAGCGTCTGGTTGAATCCACCGACAACGAACTTCGTAAAACCCTCGTCAAAAGGCTGGACAGTCTCAGTATCGACCTAGAGCGCTTGGTGCGGCCCTCGTCGCCAGGTAGGGGACGTGCCCTGTTTGTGGCTCTCAGCGACGGCGAGACCGTCAACGTCGAGATGCAGAATGCCCTGACCGATCGGATCGCGCTGTCCAACCGTGCTCATATCAGTCCGATGGTGGGCGCGTGGGCGGAAGGGTCGCCCGCGGGAGTCGTCGTAGTGGACGGCAAGGGTATGCGGGTTCTGGACCACCGGTTCTGCATGTCCGAGGAAATCGACGAACTAGAGTTTATCCTGGATACAGGGGAATGGCGGAAGTTGCAAGGGCCGGTCAAAGCCCGTAGCTTCGCGGGTGGGCGCACAACACAGAGCTCCTCTCCCCAGTACGATCTCTTTGACTACAAGGTCGCCGAGCACCTGCAGAAATTCCTCGCGGCGACACATACCACTTTGTCGCATTACGCCGAACGCTACGGCTGGGAGTACATCGTCATCAGCGGGGAGCCGGAGCTGGTCGAAGCGACGACCAAGCATTTCGATAAGAACCGCATCAAACCGAAGGTCGTGCCCTCACAACTGGTCCTGGGGCATTTTACCGCCCCGCAGGTGGGCGACGCCGTGGCTCCGGAGTTGGCTGCTGCCCGCCAGAACAGGGACGACGCATTGATCGAGCGTTACATGGAGGCGCCACGTCGGCGTGCCGCAGGTAGTGAACAGGTGCTTGAGGCTCTACAGGAAGGTCGAGTGGAACGGCTTCTCCTGGAACGCGACTCGGTCTGGAGTGGTCAGACGATCAGCCCGGGTTACGTATTGGCGGACGGTATTGCCATCGAAGATGAGGAGCAGGCCAAAGCCGTGGAGAAGGCGCGGCTCGGTGAGGAGATGATCGAATCGGCGGTGGCCTCCGACGCCGAGGTCGCTATTTTGGGAGGCAATTCGAAGCTTCCCGAGGACACAACGGGTGTGGCGGCCCTATTGCGGTGGTGA
- a CDS encoding serine hydrolase, translating to MTFPLVPRYRFIVVSLVLVMALLLSSSDVPGGPQVEVPPHGLGAEEVSGLEGGFNAEATEAYRDFARVVNDSVGDWGVAVYDRRDSEAVVKRGHDRSFRMQSVVKILIALEALSVGVSESDVSEMLSTSHDHEASRMWYEAGSDEIVRRWADSLELHDTRPPDDPMWWGHTETTASDLVTLLRFLVGDGFDDHHGEVIVRAMRDTTRTGEDGFDQYFGVPVGMADLGWAVKQGWACCSDSYRALNSVGFVGPDHRFVVVIQARWPEESLDWDEGRAEIDSVATHLGRLLEAIA from the coding sequence ATGACCTTCCCGCTTGTGCCCCGGTATCGGTTCATCGTTGTGTCCCTTGTGCTGGTGATGGCATTGTTGCTGTCGTCCAGCGATGTTCCCGGTGGCCCTCAGGTTGAGGTGCCGCCGCATGGGCTTGGAGCCGAGGAGGTTTCCGGATTGGAAGGGGGCTTCAATGCGGAGGCGACGGAGGCTTATCGGGATTTCGCAAGGGTTGTGAACGATTCCGTCGGTGATTGGGGCGTTGCCGTTTATGACCGCCGTGATTCAGAGGCGGTGGTGAAACGCGGGCATGATCGTTCGTTCCGCATGCAGTCGGTCGTCAAGATTCTGATCGCTTTGGAGGCCTTGTCGGTCGGCGTTTCTGAATCGGACGTCTCGGAGATGCTGTCCACCAGCCACGACCATGAAGCCAGTCGGATGTGGTACGAGGCGGGCAGCGACGAGATCGTTCGTCGATGGGCCGATTCGCTGGAGCTGCACGATACTCGTCCCCCGGACGATCCAATGTGGTGGGGGCATACCGAGACGACCGCCTCGGATTTGGTCACCTTGCTTCGGTTTTTGGTGGGGGACGGCTTTGACGATCACCACGGTGAGGTTATTGTGCGCGCCATGCGCGACACCACCCGGACCGGAGAAGACGGCTTCGATCAGTACTTTGGGGTGCCGGTCGGTATGGCCGACCTGGGCTGGGCGGTCAAACAGGGATGGGCCTGCTGTTCGGATTCGTACCGGGCCTTGAACAGCGTGGGTTTTGTGGGACCGGACCATCGTTTTGTCGTGGTGATTCAGGCACGTTGGCCGGAGGAATCGCTTGATTGGGACGAGGGGCGTGCGGAAATCGATTCCGTTGCCACTCACCTGGGGCGACTGTTGGAAGCGATCGCCTGA